The Echinicola rosea genome has a segment encoding these proteins:
- the mgrA gene encoding L-glyceraldehyde 3-phosphate reductase, producing MNYQPAQNRYEKMTYRRCGNSGLKLPALSLGLWHNFGHVDVLENSRKLLQLAFDAGITHFDLANNYGPPPGSAEENFGKILKSDFQGYRDQLVISTKAGYYMWEGPYGEWGSKKYLVSSLDQSLQRMGLDYVDIFYHHRPDPDTPLEETMAALDLIVRQGKALYVGISNYQARDAAKAIAILQELGTPCLIHQPKYSMFERWVEGGLLDILGKEGVGCIPFSPLAQGMLTDKYLHGIPDDSRAAKSHGFLQKSAITEETLSKIKQLNELASSRGQSLAQMALSWLLKDDRVTSVLIGASKTSQLEDSLKCLDNLHFSDEELSSIEKILK from the coding sequence ATGAACTACCAACCTGCCCAAAACCGCTACGAAAAAATGACTTATCGTCGATGCGGAAATAGTGGGCTAAAACTCCCCGCCCTTTCATTGGGACTCTGGCATAACTTTGGCCATGTGGATGTGCTTGAAAATTCAAGAAAGTTGTTGCAGCTCGCTTTTGATGCTGGTATCACTCATTTTGACCTGGCCAATAATTATGGCCCACCTCCGGGGTCTGCTGAAGAGAACTTTGGCAAAATCCTTAAGAGCGACTTTCAGGGATACCGTGACCAATTGGTCATTTCTACCAAAGCCGGTTATTATATGTGGGAAGGCCCCTATGGCGAATGGGGCTCCAAAAAGTACCTGGTATCCAGTCTTGACCAGAGTTTGCAGCGTATGGGACTGGATTATGTGGATATATTTTACCACCATCGGCCAGACCCAGACACTCCACTGGAAGAAACCATGGCTGCGCTAGACCTGATCGTCCGTCAAGGCAAGGCACTCTATGTAGGCATCTCCAATTATCAAGCTCGAGACGCCGCCAAAGCTATTGCTATTTTACAGGAACTTGGCACTCCATGCCTGATCCACCAACCAAAGTACTCTATGTTTGAACGATGGGTGGAAGGTGGACTGCTGGATATACTTGGAAAAGAAGGCGTCGGCTGTATCCCCTTTTCACCCCTTGCCCAAGGGATGCTTACCGATAAATACCTCCATGGCATTCCCGATGATAGCAGAGCTGCCAAATCCCATGGATTCCTCCAAAAATCCGCTATCACAGAAGAAACACTGTCCAAGATCAAACAACTAAACGAACTCGCCTCTTCACGTGGACAAAGCCTCGCCCAAATGGCCCTTTCTTGGCTGCTTAAAGATGACCGCGTCACCTCCGTCCTGATAGGGGCAAGCAAGACCTCCCAGCTGGAAGACTCCCTAAAATGCTTGGATAACCTCCACTTTTCGGACGAGGAACTGAGCTCTATCGAGAAGATTTTAAAATAA